One genomic segment of Bradyrhizobium prioriisuperbiae includes these proteins:
- a CDS encoding ABC transporter substrate-binding protein, translated as MFKDLKTSTARCAIAAVLAVSAATATAEIAQAETVLRIAMTAADIPRTLGQPDQGFEGNRFTGLTMYDALTMWDLSSATKASVVIPGLATEWSVDASDNKKWTFKLRPGVKFHDGSPFNADAVVWNVEKVLKTDAPQYDASQVGVTASRMPTLASARKIDDMTVELTTKEPDSFLPINLTNLFMASPAKWQALYDKAAGDDAKAKAQAAWAAFAGDASGTGPWKMTRFVPRERLELAKNDGYWDKARVPHVDKMVLLPIPESNARTAALLAGQVDWIEAPAPDAVAQIKQRGFVIQSNEEPHVWPWQFSRVEGSPWNDIRVRKAANLCIDRDGMKDGLLGGLMVPATGTVEPGHPWRGNPTFQIKYDLKAAQALMKEAGYGPSKKLTVKTQTSASGSGQMLPLPMNEYIQQALAECYFDVQLDVIEWNTLFTNWRRGAKDPTANGSNAINVTYAAMDPFFAMVRFLQSGMAPPTSNNWGFINNPKFDDLVKKARQTFEPEARDKALAELHAASVDDAAFLYVAHDVAPRALSPKIKNFVQPKSWFVDFSPVTMTP; from the coding sequence ATGTTCAAAGACTTGAAGACCTCCACGGCACGCTGCGCGATCGCCGCGGTGCTCGCTGTTTCGGCAGCGACAGCAACCGCTGAGATCGCGCAAGCGGAGACCGTGCTGCGGATCGCGATGACCGCGGCCGACATTCCGCGCACACTCGGCCAGCCCGATCAGGGTTTCGAGGGCAATCGTTTCACCGGGCTGACGATGTACGACGCGCTCACAATGTGGGACCTGTCGTCCGCAACCAAGGCGAGTGTTGTGATCCCCGGGCTCGCGACCGAATGGAGTGTGGACGCCAGCGATAACAAGAAGTGGACGTTCAAGCTGCGCCCCGGCGTCAAATTCCATGACGGCTCGCCGTTCAATGCCGATGCAGTGGTGTGGAACGTTGAAAAAGTCCTGAAGACCGACGCACCACAATATGACGCAAGTCAGGTCGGTGTCACCGCCTCGCGCATGCCGACGCTCGCGTCAGCGCGCAAGATCGATGACATGACGGTGGAATTGACCACCAAGGAGCCGGACAGCTTCCTGCCGATCAACCTCACCAACCTGTTCATGGCGAGCCCCGCCAAATGGCAGGCGCTGTATGACAAGGCAGCCGGCGATGACGCCAAGGCCAAGGCGCAGGCGGCGTGGGCTGCCTTTGCCGGCGACGCCTCGGGCACCGGCCCCTGGAAGATGACCCGCTTCGTGCCGCGCGAACGGCTGGAGCTGGCGAAGAACGACGGTTACTGGGACAAGGCGCGCGTGCCCCATGTCGACAAGATGGTGCTGCTGCCGATCCCGGAATCCAACGCGCGCACCGCGGCGCTGCTCGCCGGCCAGGTCGACTGGATCGAGGCACCCGCGCCGGATGCCGTGGCGCAGATCAAGCAGCGCGGCTTTGTGATTCAGAGCAACGAAGAGCCGCATGTGTGGCCCTGGCAGTTCTCCCGGGTCGAAGGATCGCCGTGGAACGACATCCGCGTGCGCAAGGCCGCCAATCTCTGCATCGATCGCGACGGCATGAAGGACGGCCTGCTCGGCGGATTGATGGTGCCGGCCACCGGCACCGTCGAACCCGGACATCCCTGGCGCGGCAATCCGACATTCCAGATCAAGTATGATCTGAAGGCCGCGCAGGCGCTGATGAAGGAAGCGGGTTATGGCCCGAGCAAGAAGCTGACGGTCAAGACCCAGACCTCGGCGTCCGGCTCCGGCCAGATGCTGCCGCTGCCGATGAATGAGTATATCCAGCAGGCGCTGGCGGAGTGCTACTTCGACGTCCAGCTCGACGTCATCGAGTGGAACACGCTGTTCACCAACTGGCGGCGCGGCGCCAAGGATCCGACCGCCAACGGCTCCAATGCGATCAACGTCACCTATGCGGCGATGGATCCGTTCTTCGCCATGGTGCGTTTCCTGCAATCGGGCATGGCACCGCCAACCTCGAACAACTGGGGTTTCATCAACAACCCGAAGTTTGACGACCTGGTCAAGAAGGCGCGCCAGACCTTCGAACCGGAGGCTCGCGACAAGGCGCTTGCCGAATTGCACGCCGCCTCGGTCGACGACGCCGCCTTCCTCTATGTCGCC
- a CDS encoding ABC transporter substrate-binding protein: MFRSFKGVSCSCAIAAILACAAAIVSGAPARAETVLRIAMTAGDIPRTLGQPDQGGEGNRFTGYTMYDSLTLWDLSSASKPSAVIPGLATTWKVDASDKTKWIFTLRPGVTFHDGSPFNADTVIWNVEKVLKPDAPQYDTSQVGVTVPRMPTLASARKIDDMTVELTTKEPDSFLPFNLTFLYMASPTKWQALFDAAPGDDVKAKSQAAWAAFSKDASGTGPWKMTRLVPRERLELAKNDAYWDKARVPHVDKMVLLPIPEANARTAALLSGQVDWIEAPAPDAVAQIKQRGFVIQANEQPHVWPWQFSRVEGSPWNDIRVRKAANLCIDREGLKDGLLGGLMVPATGTVEPGHPWRGNPTFQIKYDLPAAQALMKEAGYGPNKKLTVKVQTSASGSGQMLPLPMNEYLQQALAECYFDVQLDVVEWSILFTNWRRGVKDPSANGASAINATYSTADPFFAMVRFLQSGMAPPVSYNWGFVNNPTFDELIRKARQTFDPDARDKALAELHAASVDDADFLYVAHDVGSRAMSPKIKNFVQPKSWYVDFSPVTMN; the protein is encoded by the coding sequence ATGTTCCGCAGCTTCAAGGGCGTTTCGTGCAGTTGTGCCATCGCCGCGATACTGGCATGCGCTGCTGCGATTGTGAGCGGTGCACCCGCGCGCGCCGAGACCGTGCTGCGGATCGCCATGACCGCCGGGGACATTCCGCGTACCCTCGGCCAGCCCGACCAGGGTGGTGAGGGCAACCGCTTCACCGGCTACACCATGTATGACTCGCTGACGCTGTGGGACCTGTCGTCGGCGAGCAAGCCGAGCGCGGTGATCCCCGGGCTCGCCACCACATGGAAGGTGGACGCCTCCGACAAAACGAAGTGGATCTTCACGCTACGGCCCGGCGTCACATTCCACGACGGCTCGCCATTCAACGCCGATACGGTGATCTGGAACGTCGAGAAAGTTTTAAAACCCGACGCGCCGCAATACGATACCAGCCAGGTCGGCGTCACCGTTCCACGCATGCCGACGCTCGCCTCGGCACGCAAGATCGATGACATGACGGTGGAATTGACCACCAAGGAGCCCGACAGCTTCCTGCCGTTCAACCTCACCTTTCTGTACATGGCGAGCCCGACCAAATGGCAGGCGCTGTTCGACGCAGCACCAGGCGATGACGTCAAGGCCAAATCGCAAGCGGCATGGGCCGCTTTCTCTAAGGACGCGTCCGGCACCGGTCCATGGAAGATGACGCGCCTGGTGCCGCGCGAACGACTCGAATTGGCGAAGAACGACGCCTACTGGGACAAGGCGCGCGTGCCCCACGTCGACAAGATGGTGCTGCTGCCGATTCCGGAAGCCAACGCGCGCACCGCGGCGCTGCTCTCCGGCCAGGTTGACTGGATCGAGGCGCCGGCTCCCGATGCCGTGGCGCAGATCAAGCAGCGCGGCTTCGTGATTCAGGCCAACGAGCAGCCGCATGTCTGGCCATGGCAGTTTTCCCGCGTCGAGGGATCACCCTGGAACGACATCCGCGTCCGCAAGGCGGCCAATCTCTGCATTGACCGCGAAGGCCTGAAAGACGGCCTGCTCGGCGGCCTGATGGTGCCGGCGACCGGCACGGTCGAGCCCGGTCATCCCTGGCGCGGCAACCCGACATTCCAGATCAAGTATGATCTGCCCGCGGCCCAGGCCTTGATGAAGGAAGCCGGATACGGTCCCAACAAGAAGCTGACGGTGAAGGTGCAGACCTCGGCCTCGGGCTCCGGCCAGATGCTGCCGCTGCCGATGAACGAATATCTGCAGCAGGCCTTGGCGGAATGCTATTTCGACGTGCAGCTCGACGTCGTCGAGTGGAGCATCCTGTTCACCAACTGGCGGCGCGGCGTCAAGGATCCGTCCGCCAACGGCGCCAGCGCGATCAACGCCACCTATTCGACGGCGGATCCGTTCTTTGCCATGGTCCGCTTCCTGCAGTCGGGCATGGCGCCACCGGTGTCCTACAACTGGGGCTTCGTCAACAACCCGACATTCGACGAACTGATCAGGAAGGCGCGGCAGACCTTCGATCCCGACGCGCGCGACAAGGCGCTGGCTGAACTGCACGCGGCCTCAGTCGACGATGCTGACTTCCTCTACGTCGCTCACGATGTCGGCTCGCGCGCGATGAGCCCGAAGATCAAGAACTTCGTGCAGCCGAAGAGCTGGTACGTCGACTTCTCGCCGGTCACGATGAACTAG
- the clpS gene encoding ATP-dependent Clp protease adapter ClpS — translation MSNTVTKPRTKVRTQVERPRLYKVILVNDDFTPREFVVMVLKAEFRMTEDQAHKVMITAHKLGSCVVAVFTRDVAETKATRATDAGRAKGYPLLFTIEPEE, via the coding sequence GTGAGCAATACCGTCACCAAGCCACGCACCAAGGTTCGTACCCAGGTTGAGCGCCCCCGGCTCTACAAGGTCATCCTGGTCAATGACGATTTCACGCCGCGTGAATTCGTGGTCATGGTGCTGAAGGCGGAATTCCGCATGACCGAGGATCAGGCCCATAAGGTGATGATCACGGCGCACAAGCTCGGATCATGTGTCGTCGCCGTGTTTACGCGGGATGTGGCCGAGACGAAGGCGACGCGCGCCACCGATGCCGGCCGAGCCAAGGGCTATCCGCTGCTGTTCACCATCGAACCCGAGGAATAG
- a CDS encoding GntR family transcriptional regulator, which translates to MAKKQAAKSADRSSLIYRALWHAILEQALKPGTKLPEDTIGERFGASRTIVRSALTRLAAEGLVELRRNRGAAVAKPSWEEARDIFDVRLGLERLVVGRLSRGLSADQVKALQAHVDAEEKARGNNEPLSIRLATEFHILLAEMTGNPTLARYVSEVASRCGLILALYSRPHSSECAVNEHREIIAALVAGNAARAAKLMDAHLDAVASRALITASPHDERDLKDVLSAYSAEMPVRKARAGK; encoded by the coding sequence ATGGCCAAGAAGCAAGCCGCCAAGAGTGCCGACCGCAGCAGCCTGATCTATCGGGCGCTGTGGCACGCCATTCTGGAGCAGGCTTTGAAGCCCGGCACCAAGCTTCCCGAGGACACTATCGGCGAGCGGTTCGGCGCCAGCCGTACCATCGTGCGCTCCGCGCTGACGCGGCTTGCCGCTGAAGGTTTGGTCGAACTGCGCCGCAACCGCGGTGCCGCCGTCGCCAAGCCGAGCTGGGAAGAAGCGCGCGACATCTTCGACGTGCGGCTCGGGCTCGAGCGTCTCGTGGTGGGGCGGCTGTCGCGCGGATTGAGCGCTGATCAGGTTAAGGCACTGCAGGCTCATGTCGACGCCGAGGAAAAAGCGCGCGGCAACAATGAGCCGCTGTCGATTCGTCTGGCGACTGAATTCCACATCCTGCTGGCGGAAATGACCGGCAATCCGACGCTGGCACGTTATGTCAGCGAGGTCGCCTCGCGCTGCGGCCTGATCCTCGCGCTCTACAGCCGCCCGCATTCCTCCGAATGCGCCGTCAACGAGCACCGCGAGATCATCGCCGCGCTGGTCGCCGGCAATGCCGCGCGTGCCGCCAAGCTGATGGACGCGCACCTCGACGCCGTCGCCAGCCGCGCGCTGATTACGGCAAGCCCGCATGACGAGCGGGATTTGAAGGACGTGCTGTCGGCGTATTCGGCGGAGATGCCGGTGCGCAAGGCGCGGGCGGGAAAGTAG
- a CDS encoding nuclear transport factor 2 family protein, translating into MPATQPAPARDDTAQDSEQDTANAASIVERFLVASMVPDPATAATFISPELAITFTGGRKYRHPSETAAFNAGRYKWVKKNMQRIDVVPGHGETIVYSLGTLYGEWPDGIPFDGNRYVDRFVVRGGEIVQMDVWNDSAERLLTRHGIAA; encoded by the coding sequence ATGCCCGCAACCCAGCCCGCGCCGGCGCGCGACGACACCGCGCAAGATAGCGAACAAGACACCGCCAACGCCGCCTCCATTGTGGAGCGCTTTCTGGTCGCCTCGATGGTGCCCGATCCCGCGACCGCGGCGACCTTCATCTCACCGGAACTCGCCATCACCTTCACCGGCGGCCGCAAGTATCGCCACCCCAGCGAAACCGCCGCCTTCAACGCCGGCCGCTACAAATGGGTGAAGAAGAACATGCAGCGGATCGATGTGGTGCCGGGCCACGGCGAGACCATCGTCTACAGTCTCGGCACGCTGTACGGCGAGTGGCCCGACGGCATCCCGTTCGACGGCAACCGTTATGTCGACCGCTTCGTGGTGCGCGGCGGCGAGATCGTGCAGATGGACGTGTGGAACGACAGCGCGGAGCGGTTGCTGACGCGGCACGGGATCGCGGCGTGA
- a CDS encoding ABC transporter substrate-binding protein, producing the protein MISRRHLLAAAGAAFSAAMTSVVLPSAAIAADTVKLGLVAAMSGQSAKSGEAIVRGLSVAIDEINAKGGLLGKKVELVVRDDESNPAKGVVAARELAQREQVAAIFGGLDTPVSMAIVPFANQAKIPFIGVWAAGTPITRNGAAENYVFRVSAVDALVDVALVNYAEKKYGAKKPGLILINNSWGESNEKGLKAALEDKKIASAGVEKFETADVDVVPQLTRLKDSGADALFLVANVAPSAQVVKSLDRMGWNVPVVSHWGPAGGRFTELAGASAEKVHFIQTFSFSGNDSPKAKVVFAALKAKYPEIKSYADVTPAVGIANAYDAAHLTALAIAKAGSTEGPKVREAFYAIDKYDGLIKSYTKPFSPQNQDALSADDYIFTYFKGDEILPLTN; encoded by the coding sequence ATGATTTCCCGAAGGCATCTTCTCGCGGCCGCGGGAGCCGCATTCTCCGCCGCGATGACATCGGTCGTCCTGCCATCGGCGGCGATTGCGGCCGACACCGTCAAGCTCGGTTTGGTGGCGGCGATGTCCGGCCAGTCGGCAAAGTCGGGCGAGGCCATCGTGCGCGGCCTGTCGGTTGCCATCGACGAGATCAATGCCAAGGGCGGCTTGCTCGGCAAGAAGGTCGAGCTTGTGGTGCGCGACGACGAAAGCAATCCCGCCAAGGGCGTGGTCGCGGCGCGTGAACTCGCGCAGCGCGAACAGGTGGCCGCGATCTTCGGTGGCCTCGATACGCCGGTGTCGATGGCGATCGTGCCGTTCGCCAACCAGGCCAAGATCCCGTTCATCGGCGTCTGGGCCGCCGGCACCCCGATCACCCGCAACGGCGCCGCGGAGAACTATGTGTTCCGCGTCTCCGCCGTCGACGCGCTGGTCGATGTCGCGCTGGTCAACTATGCCGAGAAGAAATACGGCGCCAAGAAGCCGGGCCTGATCCTGATCAACAATTCCTGGGGCGAGTCCAACGAGAAGGGGCTGAAGGCGGCGCTGGAGGACAAGAAGATCGCGAGCGCCGGCGTCGAGAAATTCGAGACCGCCGATGTCGACGTGGTGCCGCAGCTCACCCGCCTGAAAGACAGTGGCGCCGATGCGCTGTTTCTCGTGGCCAATGTCGCGCCCTCGGCGCAGGTGGTGAAGTCGCTGGATCGCATGGGCTGGAACGTGCCGGTGGTCTCGCACTGGGGCCCGGCCGGCGGCCGCTTCACGGAACTCGCGGGCGCCAGTGCGGAAAAAGTGCACTTCATCCAGACCTTCAGCTTCTCCGGCAACGACAGCCCGAAGGCCAAGGTGGTGTTCGCGGCGCTGAAAGCAAAGTATCCGGAGATCAAGTCCTACGCCGATGTGACGCCGGCAGTCGGCATTGCCAATGCCTACGACGCCGCGCATCTCACAGCGCTGGCGATTGCCAAGGCCGGATCGACCGAAGGCCCCAAGGTCCGCGAAGCCTTCTACGCCATCGACAAGTATGACGGCCTGATCAAGAGCTACACCAAGCCGTTCTCGCCGCAGAACCAGGATGCGCTCTCGGCGGACGACTACATCTTCACCTACTTCAAGGGCGACGAGATTCTGCCGCTGACGAATTGA
- a CDS encoding branched-chain amino acid ABC transporter permease, translated as MLIISSIISGLGLGAMYGLIALGFHVTYVVSNTVNFAQGSSMTLGAVLGYIFAVRMGWPLPLAVAMTLACCALFGLVVERFLVRPFVNRRSEAWLMATVAGGIVLDNAMLFTFGKEPRSFPSVLAAKPVSLFGAGVYPLQLVIPVVGLGIALVLHLALRHTYRGKALLAVVQNKDAARLMGINVRRTIALSFALSTVLAGLAGLLIAPLFNVNSEMGTLFGIKAFAVAILGGITSAWGVMLAGLLYGLIEALVTASLGSTYTQIVAFSVVILALVAMPHGLLGRAAVNKV; from the coding sequence ATGCTGATCATCTCCTCCATCATCTCCGGGCTCGGCCTCGGCGCCATGTATGGGCTGATCGCGCTCGGCTTTCACGTCACCTATGTGGTTTCCAACACGGTGAACTTCGCCCAGGGCTCATCGATGACCCTGGGCGCGGTGCTGGGTTACATCTTTGCGGTGCGGATGGGCTGGCCGCTGCCGCTTGCGGTGGCGATGACGCTGGCGTGCTGCGCGCTGTTTGGCCTGGTGGTCGAACGTTTTCTGGTGCGGCCCTTCGTCAACCGCCGCTCCGAGGCCTGGCTGATGGCGACGGTCGCCGGCGGCATCGTGCTCGACAACGCCATGCTGTTCACCTTCGGCAAGGAGCCGCGCAGCTTTCCCTCGGTGCTTGCGGCCAAGCCGGTGTCGTTGTTCGGGGCAGGGGTCTATCCGCTTCAACTGGTGATTCCCGTGGTCGGGCTCGGCATCGCGCTGGTGCTGCATCTGGCACTGCGCCACACCTATCGCGGCAAGGCGCTGCTGGCGGTGGTGCAGAACAAGGATGCCGCGCGGCTGATGGGCATCAATGTCCGTCGCACCATCGCGCTGTCGTTCGCGCTCTCCACCGTGCTTGCGGGCCTTGCCGGCCTGTTGATCGCGCCGCTGTTCAACGTCAATTCCGAGATGGGCACGCTGTTCGGGATCAAGGCTTTCGCGGTGGCGATCCTGGGCGGTATCACCTCGGCCTGGGGCGTGATGCTGGCGGGCCTGCTGTATGGCCTGATCGAAGCCCTGGTCACGGCTTCGCTGGGCTCGACCTACACCCAGATCGTCGCCTTCAGTGTGGTGATCCTGGCATTGGTGGCGATGCCGCACGGCCTGCTCGGCCGCGCCGCGGTGAACAAGGTCTGA
- a CDS encoding branched-chain amino acid ABC transporter ATP-binding protein/permease, whose amino-acid sequence MASFPKALVPVAIVAVTCVGIAITFQSAGYTHLVLSLVALTTVVGVGLNILLGLGGQISLGHVGFYAIGAYAVAIFTLQGISFWIAFPVAGLLAGAIGGLLALPALRVKGPYLAMITIAFAFIVQHVVIEWKSVTGGQNGLMGLMPPSIGTFGFGEREMALFAVALAGLSLLIFHRIAAGAWGQGMIAVRDSEVAARSLGLNPVAVKTVAFALSAAFAGLAGGLFAPLLMFIAPESFPFSQSILFLLAVMIGGAGWVFGPLVGAIVTVMLPELLSGMAEYRLLIFGALLLVVLWLAPEGVIGTLARWLRRSDRSMASDRGFDLQAFLKSTTGQAAGLTVEDIGISFGGIRAASGVGFTAQPGHITSVIGPNGAGKTTVLNMISGFYRPEHGRIALARAELAGASAWQVARAGIARTYQTTQLFDSMSVIGNILIALRGGRLGQLFAGLASESDRRAAEALLFFVGYQGSLGTIAGDLPHVDRRLVEIARALATRPQVLLLDEPAAGLMRSDKVVLGGLLRRIADLGIAVILVEHDMTMVMGISDHVVVLDAGSVIATGTPDDVRRDPRVLAAYLGDAGMRVRPRVKVWDGSRDAVLACVKLTAGYGAAPVLDGIDLDICEGEMVALLGANGAGKSTAMRAISGLLRPLQGSVLLDDRNVGELEAHSIAFAGLALVPEGRQVFPELSVADNIVLGAYTRKGVNLRAEVEAVLKRFPRLQQRIDSRAGLLSGGEQQMLALARALMAKPRVLLLDEPSLGLSPAMINELFDILAELRDEGVTILLVDQMAALALTIADRGYVLEAGRVVRAGSAQELAGDPALEAAYLGHSEAAQ is encoded by the coding sequence ATGGCGAGCTTTCCAAAAGCGCTCGTACCCGTAGCTATTGTCGCGGTGACCTGCGTAGGTATCGCGATAACTTTCCAGTCCGCCGGATACACTCATCTGGTGCTGTCGCTGGTGGCGCTGACCACGGTGGTCGGCGTCGGCCTCAACATCCTGCTCGGGCTCGGCGGCCAGATTTCGCTGGGCCATGTCGGCTTCTATGCCATCGGCGCCTATGCGGTGGCCATTTTCACGCTGCAGGGCATCAGCTTCTGGATCGCCTTCCCGGTGGCGGGCCTGCTGGCCGGCGCGATCGGTGGACTGCTGGCGCTGCCGGCTTTGCGGGTGAAGGGGCCATATCTCGCGATGATCACCATCGCGTTTGCCTTCATCGTTCAGCATGTCGTCATTGAATGGAAATCGGTCACCGGTGGCCAGAACGGCCTGATGGGCTTGATGCCGCCGTCGATCGGTACCTTCGGTTTCGGCGAGCGGGAAATGGCGCTGTTCGCGGTGGCGCTGGCCGGCCTCTCTCTCCTGATCTTTCATCGCATTGCGGCGGGGGCCTGGGGGCAGGGCATGATCGCGGTGCGCGACAGCGAAGTCGCGGCCCGCTCGCTCGGGCTCAATCCGGTGGCGGTGAAAACCGTGGCGTTCGCGCTGTCGGCCGCCTTCGCAGGGCTCGCCGGCGGCCTGTTCGCACCGTTGCTGATGTTCATCGCGCCGGAATCGTTTCCGTTCTCGCAGTCGATCCTGTTCCTGCTCGCGGTCATGATCGGCGGCGCCGGCTGGGTGTTCGGCCCGCTGGTGGGGGCCATCGTCACGGTGATGCTGCCGGAGCTGTTGTCCGGCATGGCCGAATATCGCCTGCTGATCTTTGGCGCGCTGCTGCTGGTGGTGCTCTGGCTTGCGCCGGAGGGCGTGATCGGCACCCTGGCGCGCTGGCTGCGCCGATCGGATCGCTCCATGGCAAGCGATCGCGGGTTCGATCTGCAAGCATTTTTGAAATCCACCACGGGTCAGGCGGCCGGGCTGACGGTCGAGGACATCGGCATTTCCTTCGGCGGTATCCGCGCCGCCTCCGGCGTCGGTTTCACCGCGCAGCCCGGCCACATCACCAGCGTGATCGGGCCGAACGGCGCGGGCAAGACCACCGTGCTCAACATGATCAGCGGGTTCTATAGACCCGAGCACGGCCGCATCGCGCTGGCGCGTGCGGAGCTCGCCGGCGCCTCCGCCTGGCAGGTGGCGCGGGCCGGCATCGCCCGCACCTACCAGACGACGCAACTGTTCGATTCCATGAGCGTGATCGGCAATATCCTGATTGCGTTACGCGGCGGCCGGCTTGGCCAATTGTTCGCGGGCCTCGCGTCGGAGAGTGATCGCCGGGCGGCCGAGGCGTTGCTGTTCTTTGTCGGTTATCAGGGCTCGCTCGGCACCATTGCCGGCGACCTGCCGCATGTGGATCGCCGCCTGGTCGAGATCGCCCGCGCGCTGGCGACCCGGCCGCAGGTGCTGCTGCTGGATGAGCCCGCCGCTGGCCTGATGCGCTCCGACAAGGTGGTGCTCGGTGGACTGCTGCGCCGGATCGCCGATCTCGGCATCGCCGTCATCCTGGTCGAGCACGACATGACCATGGTGATGGGGATCTCCGATCATGTGGTGGTGCTCGATGCCGGCAGCGTCATCGCCACGGGAACGCCCGATGATGTGCGCCGCGATCCGCGGGTGCTTGCCGCCTATCTCGGCGACGCCGGGATGCGGGTGCGTCCGCGCGTGAAAGTCTGGGACGGCTCGCGCGATGCGGTGCTTGCCTGTGTCAAGCTCACGGCTGGATACGGCGCCGCGCCAGTGCTCGACGGCATCGATCTGGACATCTGCGAGGGCGAGATGGTGGCGCTGCTCGGCGCCAACGGCGCCGGCAAATCCACCGCCATGCGCGCCATCAGCGGATTGCTGCGCCCGCTCCAAGGATCAGTACTGCTCGATGATCGCAATGTCGGCGAGCTCGAGGCCCACAGCATCGCCTTTGCTGGCCTGGCGCTGGTGCCCGAGGGCCGGCAGGTGTTTCCCGAACTCAGCGTCGCCGACAACATCGTGCTCGGCGCCTACACCCGCAAGGGCGTTAATCTGCGTGCCGAGGTCGAAGCCGTTCTCAAGCGTTTCCCGCGGCTGCAGCAGCGCATCGACAGCCGCGCCGGTCTGTTGTCCGGCGGCGAGCAGCAGATGCTGGCGCTGGCGCGCGCCTTGATGGCCAAACCACGCGTGCTGCTGCTGGACGAGCCGTCGCTGGGACTATCGCCGGCAATGATCAACGAACTGTTCGACATTCTGGCTGAGCTGCGCGATGAAGGCGTCACCATCCTGCTGGTCGACCAGATGGCGGCGCTGGCACTGACCATCGCCGACCGCGGTTATGTGCTAGAAGCTGGCCGCGTGGTCCGCGCCGGATCGGCACAGGAACTGGCCGGCGATCCGGCGCTGGAAGCCGCCTATCTCGGCCACAGCGAAGCCGCGCAGTAA
- a CDS encoding amidohydrolase family protein: MSLDLILRQAAIVGRAAPVDIGVRGGLIAEIAPRIDATAREVVVDGRLVTAGFVDTHVHLDKSCIAGRCNCQSGTLQEAIAAVAEAKRGFTEDDIYQRGQRTLEKAILQGTGRMRTHVEVDPRIGLKGFHAVRALKQAYRWAIDLQICVFPQEGLLNDPGAEALLIEACENGADLIGGCPYADSDPLGQIARIFDIATRFNLDIDFHLDFDLDPTWMHLDEVCRQTERHRRGGRVAAGHVTKLSAVSPEQLAAIATRLAGAGVALTTLPATDLFLMGAGSSHNVPRGVAPLHRLVGAGVTCSLATNNVLNPFTPFGDCSLIRMANLYANIAQIGTAAGLESCFEMITTQPARMMRLDDYGVAVGKPAHLVVLDARTPADAVAEIAPPLFGLRDGSMTFSRPAGELLRPAKLAAVRTV, translated from the coding sequence ATGTCGCTCGATCTCATCCTTCGCCAGGCCGCAATCGTCGGCCGTGCCGCACCGGTGGATATCGGGGTGCGCGGCGGCCTGATCGCCGAAATTGCCCCGCGCATTGATGCAACCGCGCGCGAGGTCGTGGTCGATGGCCGCCTGGTCACCGCGGGCTTTGTCGATACGCATGTCCATCTCGACAAGTCCTGCATCGCGGGGCGCTGCAATTGCCAGAGCGGCACGCTGCAGGAAGCCATCGCCGCGGTTGCCGAGGCCAAGCGGGGCTTTACCGAGGACGACATCTATCAGCGCGGACAGCGCACCCTGGAAAAGGCAATCCTCCAGGGCACGGGACGGATGCGCACCCATGTCGAGGTTGACCCGCGCATCGGGTTGAAGGGCTTTCATGCGGTGCGGGCGCTGAAGCAGGCGTATCGCTGGGCAATCGACCTGCAGATCTGTGTCTTCCCTCAGGAGGGCCTGCTCAACGATCCCGGCGCTGAGGCCCTGCTGATCGAGGCCTGCGAAAACGGCGCCGACCTGATCGGTGGCTGCCCCTATGCGGACAGCGATCCGCTCGGGCAGATCGCGCGCATCTTCGACATCGCCACGCGTTTCAATCTCGACATCGATTTCCATCTCGACTTCGATCTCGATCCCACCTGGATGCATCTCGACGAGGTCTGCCGCCAGACTGAACGCCATCGCCGGGGCGGACGCGTCGCCGCCGGCCATGTCACCAAACTCTCCGCGGTGTCGCCCGAGCAGCTTGCCGCCATCGCAACGCGGCTCGCCGGCGCTGGCGTCGCACTCACCACACTGCCGGCCACGGATTTGTTCCTGATGGGGGCGGGGTCTTCGCACAACGTGCCGCGTGGCGTGGCGCCGCTGCATCGGTTGGTGGGCGCCGGCGTCACCTGTTCGCTGGCCACCAACAATGTGCTCAACCCGTTCACGCCGTTCGGCGACTGCTCGCTGATCCGCATGGCCAATCTCTATGCCAACATCGCGCAGATCGGCACCGCGGCGGGGCTGGAGAGCTGTTTCGAGATGATCACGACACAGCCGGCGCGGATGATGCGGCTCGACGATTATGGCGTCGCGGTTGGCAAGCCCGCGCACCTGGTGGTGCTGGACGCGCGCACGCCAGCCGACGCCGTGGCCGAAATCGCCCCGCCACTGTTCGGCCTGCGCGATGGCTCGATGACATTTTCACGACCGGCGGGGGAGCTCTTGCGCCCGGCGAAGCTGGCAGCTGTCCGCACCGTCTAG